The Bacteroidales bacterium genome contains a region encoding:
- a CDS encoding GDSL-type esterase/lipase family protein, giving the protein MTPGKIFLYGLCFLIIIFLISLVFPTDGWKIKNHIFYFPDHTSWYPDKPAYKDIQKIIASIDTSDFDFITDTVASIIPDSVQMLADTLRGPMPIDSVYTYTYPFEYPEGQDTLLYPFFRTINILNKKDKPVRILHYGDSQIEGDRITSAIRNYMQKKFGGRGCGLIPVVPVTDAARTFQQDIPEKWVRLSLLDRKGDSLVQHRKFGIAGALSRYMPADSTDTITHIGLKPIYFGYKNARYFTHVKLFYGTSANMLSVIVNKTDTQQLNTQPLISSFEWKSGKRQTSFHISMHSRSFPDIYGIALDGDKGIAVDNIPLRGSTGSDFTRMNKEQFHQMFQMMDVEMVILQFGANAVMNITDNYDYYYKSMTRQLKMMKSLKPELAIVIIGVGDMSQNTAKGYKSYPHLNKVRDAQRKAALDNGCIFWDLYEAMGGEDSMPSWVLADPPLAQKDFVHFTYTGARIVGELFCRAWTKDYLAYMKDVHH; this is encoded by the coding sequence ACCTGCCTATAAGGATATACAAAAAATTATCGCTTCCATTGACACCAGTGATTTTGATTTTATTACCGATACTGTTGCGTCAATAATTCCTGATTCTGTCCAAATGCTTGCGGATACCCTACGGGGACCTATGCCGATTGATAGTGTATATACATATACTTATCCGTTTGAATATCCTGAAGGGCAGGATACTTTATTATACCCTTTCTTTCGTACAATCAACATCCTGAATAAAAAAGACAAGCCTGTCCGCATTTTACACTATGGAGATTCGCAGATAGAAGGCGACCGTATCACGTCTGCCATACGTAATTACATGCAAAAAAAATTCGGAGGCCGGGGATGTGGTCTTATTCCTGTAGTCCCGGTAACGGATGCCGCCCGTACTTTTCAACAGGACATTCCAGAAAAATGGGTCCGTCTTTCTTTATTAGATAGAAAAGGAGATTCATTAGTCCAACACCGCAAATTCGGAATTGCAGGGGCATTGTCCCGGTATATGCCGGCGGATTCGACAGATACCATTACACATATCGGCTTAAAACCTATTTACTTTGGTTATAAAAATGCCCGGTATTTTACCCATGTCAAGCTATTTTACGGGACATCCGCAAATATGTTATCCGTTATTGTCAATAAAACCGACACACAGCAATTAAATACACAACCCTTGATCTCCTCATTCGAATGGAAATCCGGGAAAAGACAAACCTCTTTTCACATATCCATGCATTCCCGTTCATTTCCAGATATATATGGAATAGCTCTTGACGGGGATAAAGGTATTGCTGTCGACAACATACCTCTAAGAGGAAGCACAGGATCGGATTTTACCCGGATGAATAAAGAACAATTCCATCAAATGTTCCAAATGATGGATGTGGAAATGGTCATCCTTCAATTTGGAGCCAATGCGGTAATGAACATCACGGATAATTATGATTATTACTATAAAAGTATGACCCGTCAATTGAAAATGATGAAATCCTTAAAACCAGAGCTGGCGATTGTCATCATAGGGGTGGGTGATATGTCGCAAAATACGGCGAAAGGATATAAATCATATCCTCACCTGAATAAGGTTCGTGATGCACAACGCAAAGCAGCATTAGATAACGGGTGTATATTTTGGGATTTATATGAAGCAATGGGTGGAGAAGATTCCATGCCGAGTTGGGTCCTGGCAGACCCTCCTTTAGCACAAAAAGATTTTGTCCACTTTACTTACACCGGAGCCAGAATTGTAGGAGAACTCTTTTGCCGCGCTTGGACGAAAGATTATCTGGCTTATATGAAAGATGTTCATCACTAA
- a CDS encoding tetratricopeptide repeat protein — MKSICIIFLFYLSVAFAQAQDVDAIMQTADSLANQPEKALEILNQAVTAHPDSEEILKVRAEAYESLRQFDKAVDDYKKLTVLSPDEENLWYLLGRNLYKNKQYPAALQSLNHAIKLNPQYLPAYHVRIETLLEMNQPEAALRVSDSTLMIGETAMNYFLQGEVNKRLNARQKAGWAYERATRIDKGMIEAYIALADLNAGMNKAEETLTNADAALGINPDSQEALVARSRGFALLKQYKDAIDDASFAIQMNPENVQAHFWRGTYYKETNKYQEALNDFEFVLKIEPDNWQALSGRADSYLGLGNKTSALADYQKLLAVATKYPEKETIIQLANQRIFELNRENRAPQLALTDQEATDKFEIQVPDNQQSLTLKGKITDESPISKLLVNGQEVPITKVGDEFEFSAVVNLENLEDLQIEVADVYDNVNKLSYQLVRNETAKPQIALFTPKPDEKGSIIITSENSSSLYIEGKVNDESTITSIFVDGKAVDFDHNTNNPNFSSIVDISNKTSFSIKVSDSYGNITEQIYTLEKITASADEKEKKPMPEQNPAIEQASH; from the coding sequence ATGAAAAGTATATGCATTATTTTCCTGTTTTATTTGTCTGTTGCTTTCGCACAGGCACAGGATGTTGATGCAATTATGCAAACGGCAGACTCGCTTGCCAATCAACCTGAAAAAGCACTTGAAATATTAAATCAGGCAGTCACAGCACATCCTGATTCGGAAGAAATATTGAAAGTGCGTGCTGAAGCTTATGAAAGCCTGAGACAATTTGATAAGGCTGTAGATGATTACAAAAAATTAACCGTTCTTTCACCCGATGAGGAAAATTTATGGTATTTATTGGGACGGAACCTTTATAAGAATAAACAATATCCGGCAGCGCTTCAAAGCCTGAATCATGCTATTAAACTCAACCCGCAATATCTTCCCGCTTATCATGTCAGAATAGAAACATTGCTGGAAATGAATCAACCAGAAGCCGCACTTAGGGTAAGTGATTCTACCTTAATGATCGGTGAAACCGCCATGAATTATTTCTTACAGGGAGAAGTAAATAAACGCTTAAATGCACGTCAAAAAGCAGGATGGGCTTATGAGAGGGCCACAAGAATCGATAAAGGTATGATCGAAGCATACATTGCCCTGGCTGATTTAAACGCCGGCATGAATAAAGCAGAAGAAACGCTTACGAATGCAGATGCTGCACTGGGCATTAATCCGGATTCACAGGAAGCCCTGGTTGCCCGTAGCCGAGGTTTTGCCCTTTTAAAACAATATAAGGATGCTATTGATGATGCATCTTTTGCTATTCAAATGAATCCGGAAAATGTACAGGCTCATTTCTGGAGAGGGACCTATTACAAAGAAACCAATAAATATCAGGAAGCATTAAATGATTTTGAATTTGTGCTAAAAATCGAACCGGATAATTGGCAAGCCCTTTCAGGGAGGGCCGACAGTTATCTGGGGCTGGGCAATAAGACATCTGCTTTAGCCGATTACCAAAAATTATTGGCTGTAGCAACAAAATATCCTGAAAAAGAAACCATTATTCAATTGGCGAATCAACGGATTTTTGAACTTAACCGTGAGAATCGTGCACCTCAGTTGGCATTAACGGATCAGGAAGCTACCGATAAGTTTGAAATACAGGTCCCGGATAATCAACAGAGCCTTACCCTTAAAGGAAAAATTACCGATGAAAGTCCGATTAGTAAGTTACTTGTTAACGGACAGGAAGTACCGATTACCAAAGTTGGGGACGAATTCGAGTTCTCTGCCGTTGTGAACCTGGAGAATTTAGAAGACCTGCAAATAGAAGTTGCCGATGTATATGATAATGTAAATAAATTGTCCTATCAATTGGTCCGGAATGAAACTGCAAAGCCACAAATCGCATTATTTACCCCTAAACCGGATGAAAAGGGATCCATCATTATTACTTCGGAAAATTCGTCTTCATTGTATATTGAAGGAAAAGTAAATGATGAAAGCACGATTACATCTATTTTTGTAGACGGGAAAGCAGTCGATTTCGATCATAATACCAATAATCCGAATTTCTCTTCTATTGTAGATATCAGTAATAAGACCAGTTTTTCTATTAAAGTATCCGATTCCTATGGGAACATTACGGAGCAAATATATACACTGGAAAAGATCACTGCCTCCGCAGACGAAAAGGAGAAAAAACCAATGCCTGAGCAAAATCCGGCAATTGAACAGGCATCACATTAA
- a CDS encoding class II aldolase/adducin family protein has protein sequence MEPIINTRLMHPRDQITAVIRRIYERSLTTTSGGNISIIDDNGDIWVTPGSIDKGSLRPSDIMLVKRDGTIVGKHKPSSEYPFHKAIFESRPDIKAIIHAHPPALVSFSIARVIPNPNVISQAKHICGPIGYATYEVPGSQELGDRIGAEFKKGYNAIIMENHGTVVGGSDINDAFQRFETFEFCARAIIYGQQIGEVKYLSDQQIAQYEMQMPEQLPEQSSVAYPSDERQIRTEICNIVHRACRQGLMVSSYGTVSVRWRGNDFLITPTGVLRWNMDLEDIVQIRDGQREPGKTPSRVTWLHQEIYNRFPHINSIILTQSPYLMAFGTSHQALDVRTIPESWIFLQDVSLMPFGSQFRGKTEILEKLESKMPALIIENDSVLVTGDKLLQTFDRLEVAEFSAKSLVLASSIGNLHPINSQQIEDLRRVFLK, from the coding sequence ATGGAGCCAATCATTAATACCCGTTTAATGCATCCACGGGATCAGATTACTGCTGTTATCCGTAGAATTTATGAACGTAGCTTGACCACCACATCCGGAGGAAATATCTCTATCATCGATGATAACGGTGATATATGGGTAACGCCAGGCTCCATAGATAAAGGATCTCTACGCCCTTCAGACATTATGCTCGTTAAACGCGACGGCACTATAGTGGGCAAACACAAACCATCTTCCGAATATCCTTTCCATAAAGCTATTTTTGAATCTCGACCGGATATTAAGGCCATTATCCATGCACATCCCCCGGCATTGGTTTCATTCAGTATTGCCCGCGTTATCCCCAATCCCAATGTGATTTCCCAGGCAAAACATATTTGCGGGCCAATAGGGTATGCTACTTATGAAGTGCCCGGAAGCCAGGAATTAGGAGATCGAATTGGCGCCGAGTTTAAGAAAGGGTACAATGCCATCATTATGGAAAACCATGGAACAGTCGTAGGTGGTTCGGATATTAATGATGCTTTTCAGCGCTTCGAAACATTCGAATTCTGTGCCAGGGCAATCATTTACGGACAGCAAATCGGTGAAGTCAAATATTTAAGTGATCAGCAGATTGCACAATATGAAATGCAAATGCCCGAACAACTGCCTGAACAATCATCTGTGGCTTATCCTTCGGATGAACGTCAGATCCGTACGGAAATCTGTAATATTGTTCACCGGGCCTGCAGGCAAGGATTAATGGTAAGCTCATATGGTACGGTATCTGTTCGTTGGCGTGGAAACGATTTTTTAATCACTCCTACCGGTGTTTTACGATGGAATATGGATTTAGAAGACATCGTACAAATCAGGGACGGACAACGTGAACCCGGAAAAACGCCCAGCCGGGTTACCTGGTTGCATCAGGAAATATACAACAGGTTTCCACATATCAACTCTATTATCCTGACACAATCTCCCTACCTAATGGCTTTCGGGACAAGCCACCAGGCCTTAGATGTAAGGACCATTCCGGAAAGCTGGATTTTCTTGCAGGATGTGTCATTGATGCCTTTTGGATCACAGTTCAGGGGAAAAACAGAAATACTGGAAAAACTGGAAAGCAAAATGCCCGCTCTGATCATCGAGAATGATTCGGTGTTGGTTACGGGAGATAAACTCTTGCAAACATTCGACCGTCTTGAGGTTGCGGAATTCAGTGCCAAATCGCTCGTGCTTGCTTCTTCCATTGGGAACCTACACCCCATTAATTCTCAACAGATAGAAGATCTTCGACGGGTATTTTTAAAATAA
- a CDS encoding RNA polymerase sigma factor, which yields MCIFAFMDHSVFSQTYKTHVQSLYSYGIGLGYPHEICLDAIQDVFCKLYTQNLLADINNIKYYLFRSLKNRLIDIRKSTKKEINQLNENEEFSIEVSIMDHILISEEEILLKNKVESLLKLLTDRQREAIYLRYMQELEYEEIGRLLDMNAESVRKLVHRGIDKIRKNTDPNTFLLVLIFLMKYFLKY from the coding sequence ATGTGTATATTTGCATTTATGGATCATTCTGTTTTTTCCCAAACATACAAAACCCATGTCCAAAGCTTGTATAGCTATGGTATAGGATTAGGTTATCCTCATGAAATATGTTTGGATGCCATTCAGGATGTTTTTTGCAAACTATATACTCAAAATCTTTTAGCCGATATTAACAATATAAAATATTATCTTTTCCGTAGCCTTAAAAACAGATTGATCGATATTAGAAAATCTACCAAAAAAGAAATAAATCAATTGAATGAAAATGAGGAATTTTCTATTGAAGTATCTATTATGGATCATATTCTCATTTCGGAAGAAGAAATATTATTAAAAAATAAAGTGGAATCTCTATTAAAATTGTTGACTGACCGTCAGAGAGAGGCTATTTATTTACGATATATGCAGGAATTGGAATACGAAGAAATAGGCCGGCTGCTGGATATGAATGCCGAGTCTGTCAGGAAGTTAGTACACCGGGGAATTGATAAAATCAGGAAAAACACAGATCCGAATACATTCCTACTGGTATTGATCTTTTTGATGAAATATTTTTTAAAGTATTGA
- a CDS encoding FAD-dependent oxidoreductase produces MKRRDFLNMSFATVGGVLLGGEDVLSAQVMNEISAPFNRKNLTENYDLIIHGAGLAGYFAAMAATRKGWKVLVLDKHPFPGYDITAKRNLRISVDGINDFDPSFLDLFLPEGEKQEILNPGYFPHESRFGDDLLLFAGSIKKGILRNMLVNNIHVLLMTDVCGMITEKKSVSGVLVSCKHGMYTIRCKSFLDASDNNFFTRDLFNQPYKITEASYILEFAGAGNIPEGKTISISPSFQLTNNQLMFYPGKRLKDQAFMEFSFPVEKNDLSGIEQKARNISASLCQNLSDISPLLANARLHCQAYECRYVVDRPVETFSLNAYYHIPNPASLAYQNIKQLLADATSLVEEIKFSSPGYESGVIEYIGGTIPYQWKGEEITEEGLKLPLTPFILPSDMPVEKVKTSILVAGGGTAGAMTAMAAAGKKVKTLVVEFFHDLGGTKTTGGVSGEYFGYQDSSLYKRQKQEIKEFNNTYHMAGWTGRAFYHLKKIGQSGGQVMTGAIICGAITEKNHLKGIVVCENGRLKKVMADMTVDGTGDADIAYFAGEKCELGNSRTGKTQDYSHWDIPVKNMPTHNHRDFDMIDNTKISEFQRGLFFTHYESHFYDFYPHIGVRESRRPLGVYQLNVNDVLENRNFNDLLANARSDFDPHYTGSSEYSRCGFLLPHSNTTITEIPYRSIVPSGIEGLLFSARGISVTHNAMQYTRMSADVWVLGYLTGQIAAELVKRKKRARTFDISSLQKGWLKEGIIKHLPENKETTVDRVKRLAGGEPGSLFSCCRSPKEEILPVLRSTYRTNPSAQIARALAWFGDGSGNSLIEKELETVFLEELKQGYPNGYVEHYKEDGLYWRINRDIALLGMSGNKTGSTVIHHILSLVSSGGGLMLRENDYDNNRIDMRLIPFHNRILNLCFYIERLPDARYIPNLERLLSDKNIGGYITRKYENVRWRVYQADMELFIAAALARCGGKKGLEVLTGYLSDVHSDFRGFAHSELVATLGKDFNYSAGEWINYIETLTFPGIVTPLIKEIEL; encoded by the coding sequence ATGAAAAGACGGGATTTCCTGAATATGAGCTTTGCCACTGTAGGGGGCGTGTTGTTAGGGGGAGAAGATGTTTTGTCCGCACAGGTAATGAACGAAATATCTGCTCCATTCAACAGAAAAAACTTAACAGAGAATTATGATCTCATCATACATGGGGCAGGACTGGCTGGTTATTTTGCAGCAATGGCAGCCACCCGTAAAGGTTGGAAAGTGTTGGTTCTGGATAAACACCCTTTTCCGGGTTATGACATCACAGCCAAAAGAAACCTGAGGATTTCTGTTGACGGAATAAATGATTTTGACCCGTCTTTTCTTGACCTTTTCCTTCCGGAAGGGGAAAAGCAGGAAATACTTAATCCCGGTTATTTTCCACATGAATCGCGTTTTGGAGATGATCTTTTGTTATTCGCGGGAAGTATAAAAAAAGGGATTTTACGCAACATGCTGGTGAATAATATTCATGTGTTGCTGATGACAGATGTATGCGGGATGATTACCGAAAAAAAATCAGTCAGTGGCGTGCTTGTCTCGTGCAAACATGGTATGTATACCATCCGCTGCAAAAGTTTTTTAGATGCATCCGACAATAACTTCTTTACTCGCGACTTGTTCAATCAGCCATATAAAATTACTGAAGCTTCTTATATATTAGAGTTTGCAGGTGCAGGAAATATTCCTGAAGGAAAAACAATCAGCATCTCTCCGTCTTTTCAACTAACGAATAACCAATTAATGTTTTATCCAGGAAAACGGTTGAAGGATCAGGCATTCATGGAGTTTTCCTTTCCTGTGGAAAAGAATGACCTGAGTGGAATAGAACAAAAAGCAAGGAATATATCTGCCAGTTTATGTCAGAACTTATCTGATATTAGTCCTTTGCTGGCAAATGCACGGCTTCATTGTCAGGCCTACGAATGCAGATATGTGGTCGATCGCCCGGTTGAAACATTTTCTCTCAATGCTTATTATCATATTCCGAATCCTGCTTCTTTGGCTTATCAAAATATCAAACAATTACTTGCTGATGCGACATCTCTTGTTGAAGAAATCAAATTTTCGTCTCCGGGATATGAATCCGGAGTGATTGAATATATTGGCGGAACCATCCCATATCAATGGAAAGGTGAAGAAATTACAGAAGAAGGGTTGAAACTGCCTTTGACACCCTTTATCTTACCATCGGATATGCCGGTTGAAAAAGTCAAAACCTCTATTCTTGTTGCCGGAGGAGGCACTGCCGGAGCCATGACAGCAATGGCAGCTGCAGGGAAGAAAGTCAAAACACTTGTCGTGGAATTCTTTCATGATCTGGGAGGAACCAAAACTACCGGTGGAGTGTCCGGAGAATATTTCGGATATCAGGACAGCAGCCTTTACAAAAGACAGAAACAGGAGATAAAAGAATTCAACAACACTTATCATATGGCCGGATGGACTGGAAGAGCATTTTATCACCTGAAAAAAATCGGTCAGTCGGGCGGCCAGGTCATGACAGGCGCTATCATCTGTGGTGCCATCACTGAAAAAAATCACCTTAAAGGCATTGTTGTATGCGAAAACGGGAGGCTAAAGAAAGTCATGGCAGACATGACTGTTGATGGAACAGGAGACGCGGACATTGCTTACTTTGCGGGAGAAAAATGTGAACTAGGCAATTCCCGTACCGGTAAAACGCAGGATTACAGTCATTGGGATATCCCGGTGAAAAATATGCCCACCCATAATCACCGTGACTTTGATATGATCGATAACACCAAAATATCGGAATTTCAACGAGGCCTGTTTTTCACCCATTATGAGTCACATTTCTATGATTTTTACCCGCATATCGGAGTCAGGGAATCAAGGCGTCCGCTCGGGGTATATCAACTGAATGTAAATGATGTGTTGGAGAATAGGAATTTCAACGATTTACTTGCAAATGCCCGGAGTGATTTTGATCCCCATTATACAGGAAGTTCTGAATATTCCCGCTGCGGATTTCTGCTGCCCCACTCCAATACTACCATTACGGAAATTCCCTACAGGTCGATTGTGCCGTCCGGAATTGAAGGACTTCTTTTTTCCGCAAGGGGTATCAGCGTTACTCATAATGCCATGCAATATACGCGTATGTCTGCCGATGTATGGGTATTGGGATATCTCACCGGACAGATCGCTGCCGAATTAGTCAAACGGAAAAAACGGGCACGAACATTCGATATATCTTCATTACAAAAAGGATGGCTGAAGGAGGGTATTATCAAACATCTTCCTGAAAATAAGGAAACAACTGTAGATAGGGTGAAACGGCTAGCCGGAGGTGAACCCGGAAGCTTGTTCAGCTGTTGCCGTTCGCCAAAAGAAGAAATATTACCTGTATTACGTTCAACCTACCGGACAAATCCTTCTGCCCAGATTGCCCGTGCACTTGCCTGGTTTGGAGACGGAAGTGGTAACAGCCTGATTGAGAAAGAGCTGGAAACTGTATTTCTGGAAGAGTTGAAACAAGGTTATCCCAATGGCTATGTAGAGCATTACAAGGAAGACGGATTATATTGGCGTATCAACAGGGATATTGCATTGTTAGGGATGTCGGGCAATAAGACCGGCAGTACTGTGATCCACCATATATTAAGCCTGGTCTCTTCGGGTGGTGGCTTAATGTTACGCGAAAATGACTATGATAACAATCGTATCGATATGCGTCTGATACCATTCCACAACCGGATATTGAACCTGTGTTTCTATATCGAACGATTGCCTGATGCCCGATACATTCCAAATCTGGAAAGGTTACTTTCCGACAAGAATATCGGCGGGTATATAACGCGAAAATATGAAAATGTCAGGTGGCGTGTTTACCAGGCTGATATGGAGTTATTTATTGCAGCGGCGCTGGCTCGATGTGGTGGAAAAAAAGGATTAGAAGTGCTTACTGGCTACTTATCAGATGTACATTCTGATTTCAGGGGTTTTGCACATTCCGAACTTGTAGCTACACTTGGAAAAGACTTTAACTATAGTGCCGGGGAATGGATAAATTATATTGAAACACTTACTTTTCCGGGAATAGTTACTCCACTCATTAAAGAAATCGAGCTTTAG
- a CDS encoding cysteate synthase: MNSDFVPTHYLLQSVRSGKEFSDKGWTLDPPGEKEPTLIRTVYEEVQLYAKDASWGIFRYADWLPVHRHLSGSSAPVTYKSEGLAKHLGLKNLYITFNGFWPEKGANMRTCSFKETEAYSVCGRLSPDVKDVLVVASAGNTARAFARVCSDNDIPLVLCVPEDNLNAMWFDQPIKDNVKLFCTRSGSDYFDAIHLSNMICGLPGFFPEGGAKNVARRDGMGTTVLSAVDHIKRIPDYYFQAVGSGTGAIAAWEANMRFIVDGRYGTHKMKLMVSQNEPFLPIYHAWRKDSREMLPGDDNEARRQVEEITAKVLSNRKPPYAIYGGLYDALKDTGGDVLTADNKKAEAAADLFEKTEGIDIHPAAAIATATLIDQVHANALPKDACIMLNITGGGEKRFKHDKETFYLTPHHVFDITPEIEDVKEILKKYFN; encoded by the coding sequence ATGAATTCAGATTTTGTCCCTACACATTATCTTTTACAATCGGTACGTTCGGGAAAAGAGTTTTCTGATAAAGGGTGGACGCTTGATCCTCCGGGTGAAAAAGAGCCTACACTGATCAGGACGGTATATGAAGAAGTACAATTATATGCTAAAGACGCTTCATGGGGTATTTTCCGTTATGCAGATTGGTTGCCGGTACACCGCCATTTGAGCGGTTCTTCCGCACCCGTTACTTATAAGAGTGAAGGGCTGGCCAAACATCTGGGACTGAAAAATCTGTATATCACTTTCAATGGTTTTTGGCCCGAAAAAGGAGCCAATATGCGGACATGTTCTTTTAAGGAAACGGAAGCTTATTCGGTTTGCGGACGGTTGAGTCCGGATGTGAAAGATGTGTTGGTGGTCGCTTCAGCAGGAAATACCGCCAGGGCATTTGCCCGGGTATGTTCAGATAATGATATTCCTCTGGTGCTTTGTGTGCCGGAAGATAACCTGAATGCGATGTGGTTCGACCAGCCGATCAAAGATAATGTTAAATTATTTTGCACCCGTTCCGGCAGTGATTATTTCGATGCTATTCATCTTTCAAATATGATTTGCGGTTTGCCCGGATTCTTTCCGGAAGGTGGCGCTAAAAATGTAGCCCGGAGGGACGGAATGGGCACAACGGTACTTTCTGCTGTCGACCATATCAAACGGATCCCTGATTACTATTTTCAGGCAGTAGGAAGCGGTACCGGAGCCATTGCTGCCTGGGAAGCCAATATGCGTTTCATTGTTGACGGCCGTTATGGGACCCATAAAATGAAGTTGATGGTTTCACAGAATGAACCTTTCCTTCCTATTTATCACGCATGGCGTAAAGACTCAAGGGAGATGCTTCCGGGAGATGACAACGAAGCCCGCCGGCAGGTGGAAGAGATCACTGCAAAGGTATTGTCGAACCGTAAACCTCCTTATGCCATTTATGGCGGATTGTATGATGCGCTTAAAGATACCGGCGGAGATGTTCTCACAGCTGATAACAAGAAAGCCGAAGCTGCTGCAGATCTGTTTGAAAAAACCGAGGGAATTGATATTCATCCTGCCGCTGCCATAGCGACAGCTACGCTGATCGATCAGGTGCATGCAAATGCTCTTCCGAAAGATGCCTGTATCATGTTAAATATTACAGGAGGAGGAGAGAAACGTTTCAAACATGACAAAGAAACTTTTTATTTGACACCTCATCATGTTTTTGATATTACCCCTGAAATTGAAGATGTGAAAGAAATACTGAAAAAATATTTTAATTGA
- a CDS encoding FecR domain-containing protein: protein MRQEKEYRNYTDFLKEDKFIEWRLLQTPELDLYWEDFIKNHPERKNDIAKAVEKFNVIRLNDHQLPQEIQEHLYREIIRNTKQRTIFSGRVIYYRIAACVALLIMVTGSFIFFQRNKAIEDIPSIANAIVGTPLPSSSIRLVSADKVIELDENAEISVSTDGNAVINGEKMDITAVKPSGEIMNNQLIVPPGKRSTLQLADGTKVWVNSGTTVRFPTSFDKTTRNIHVIGEIYIEVAETDQPFYVHTPQFDIMVHGTKFNVSAYSDMVDQAVVLVEGKVEVNTSAQSNIMVPGEILCIHENKIDIRTVNTDEYTSWKDGILIMNGTPISEILKKLGRYYNVVFEDQSKDLLSSKTCSGKLFLAENLDDVMISLSVLSSTRFSRENDIIFIDQ, encoded by the coding sequence ATGAGACAAGAGAAAGAGTATAGGAATTATACAGATTTTTTAAAAGAAGATAAGTTTATCGAATGGAGATTATTACAAACTCCTGAATTGGATCTGTATTGGGAAGATTTTATTAAAAACCATCCGGAAAGAAAGAATGATATAGCTAAAGCTGTAGAGAAATTCAATGTGATCCGTTTAAATGACCATCAACTTCCACAGGAAATACAGGAACATCTTTACCGAGAGATCATTCGAAACACAAAGCAACGAACTATATTTTCGGGAAGGGTTATTTATTATCGGATCGCCGCTTGTGTTGCGTTACTTATTATGGTAACCGGGTCTTTCATATTTTTTCAACGAAATAAAGCCATAGAAGATATACCGAGTATTGCCAATGCCATTGTCGGTACACCGCTTCCTTCTTCCTCCATCCGGTTAGTTTCAGCAGATAAAGTCATAGAATTAGATGAAAATGCAGAAATATCCGTATCAACGGACGGAAATGCAGTTATTAACGGTGAGAAAATGGATATCACTGCTGTAAAACCATCCGGTGAAATAATGAACAATCAATTGATCGTTCCTCCTGGGAAACGTTCTACATTACAATTGGCAGATGGTACAAAAGTGTGGGTTAATTCAGGAACGACAGTGCGTTTTCCTACCTCATTTGATAAAACCACACGTAATATCCACGTTATAGGTGAGATATACATTGAAGTAGCGGAGACGGATCAACCGTTTTATGTCCATACGCCCCAATTTGATATCATGGTACACGGCACTAAATTCAATGTTTCGGCTTATTCCGATATGGTTGATCAAGCCGTTGTTTTGGTTGAAGGAAAAGTAGAAGTGAATACTTCCGCACAATCTAATATAATGGTTCCCGGAGAAATTCTTTGTATACACGAAAACAAAATAGATATCCGAACGGTAAATACCGATGAATACACTAGCTGGAAAGATGGTATTCTGATAATGAATGGAACCCCGATATCGGAAATCCTAAAGAAATTAGGACGTTATTATAATGTAGTGTTTGAAGATCAAAGCAAAGATCTGCTATCATCCAAAACATGTAGCGGGAAATTATTTTTGGCCGAAAATCTGGATGATGTGATGATTTCTTTGTCTGTACTGTCTTCAACCAGGTTTTCAAGAGAAAACGATATCATCTTTATCGATCAATAA